The DNA window TAACACAAGACAAGAGGTTATGATTTTGATTTTGTTGGTGGGAATATTTGGTGTGATATCTGGTGTGTGAAGGTGTATTTAAAAAATGCCGAACTGTGAGCAGAGGAttgtgtgaggaggaagagagaggaataaataaataagtcaataaataaataatattaaaggtcccatattatgctcattttcaggttcatacttgtattttgggtttctactagaacatgtttacatgctgtaatgttcaaaaaacaaatttttttctctcatactgtctgcccgaatatacctgtatttaccctctgtctgaaacgctccgttttagtgcatttcaacggagtGGCAGCGGGATTGCATttctaggaaacagcttgggtccatgtttacttcctgtcagctgatgtcattcacatccacttcaacaggaaataaactggggacacatttagtatgtttacgtttaaaactgtgaaatggtctaaatattgtatatttgtgacatcacaaatggacagaaatcctaacggcttgtttcaaacgcacagtttctgaatactggctgtgcgtatttctccgtggattgagtgttttgatactttcacagtatttatatatcacttaaacctgctttataatataaaagacatgaaaagctcactttttacaatatgggacctttaatgttgataaatatatacatcaatTAAAAGGTGgtgcaaaataaaatgcatatactgtatgtatataatgtacatGTATGTATCTAATATGTGTCTATTATATTATCTTATTGatgtttaattttcatttattttcctaCTTTTGTTTCCTCGCTTCCTGCCTCCGTTTCTTTggtgttatttatcctcctctcGTTGCTCCTTTTTAATCTTTCTCTCTTCATGATCACTGAATGTTTACTTCTTCCTCCCTCAGCTCCTGGCTGTTTTCAGGTTTGCCACCCTCATCCTGGCCTACGCCGTCTGTAAGCTTCGTCACTGGTGGGCCATCGCTGtgagtcttctttttttttaaagactgtaATATGACgatatgtatttctttatttgtgtcaGTAGAGGGCGCTGCCGGTAAAAAGACTTTCTATGAGCTTCTCTTGAAATGAGATGAGTCATTTTTATCTGATGAATTGATTTttgacttttcattttttaagaaattaaatgaaacagtgttgtttttgttgttgtttgtttacctGGATGTAAATGAGTGATCAGTGTGTTTCCTATTTCTGTTTATTGGTGCTTTTATATAGATCTGCCAGagattaagataagatatattttataatCCCAATGGGGAATCATacattgaaatacattttttaaaagccaatgttaataataatgataataataataataataataaactttatttatatagcgcttttcaaaacaaattgTTAAAAAGTCCTTTACATGGTTGAACAAGgattaaaacatttcatcaCAAATAagacatgttgaaaaaaaaattaataaaagactttttttaaaagataagttttaagaagtgatttaaaagatgtcactgataataataataataatgataataataattttatttaaaaaacaagttaCAACGTGCTTTACAAAGACATAAAACCAAGAAATACAGTAACAAATAAGaatgaattaaaaacacattttagaattGCAATTTTTCAATTGTTTTTATAAGATTTTATCCATTTAAACATTCCAGattaaaaacaatatcaaaTCATTACAACCGATAAAACCAGTAAGACTGGAATATAGCACATCAATATTACACATTGCACCAGAATATTCATTCAACAGTAAAACCGACAGATAGAGAATGCATATGCCACAGTAAACGCTGCTATAAAGTGCTCTGTCACAGCATTTAACTGCTGAATGCAGGGCGTTGTAagatgtttctgttattttgtccaccacaATTTTCAATTTTCGATTTTTGTTCATCATATTGGATGGTTTTCAGTGCAGGTTTTAAAGCAGAACACGTGCAGATTGTGGAATCTCTgtgaaaatattagaaataatgtcCTGATTTAtgagaaatgttttcagacCGGGGACGCTGCGGTAACTTTACACATCTTAGACCACATAACGCCAACGGAGATTACTCTGACAAAACATTTTGTTGACCTAATTACTATTTTCCTCTGTGTTGTGTTACAAAACAAAGGTTAATAATGATTATGATCACGATAGAAACATGTAATAATACCAACCCTGCTGTTTGAGTGTCTCTAATCAGTGTTTCCTCGGTTTGCACAGATCACCACGGCAGTATGCTGCGCTTTCTTGATTGTTAAAGTCATAGAATCAAAGGTAAGAGTcacatgattaatcatgatttaaAAGATGCACTTCTGTTTAGTTTTTAGAACCGTTACATCACTATTGTGATCAGTCATCGGAGGTGAAGAGGTCGGCACCGTCAGGCTGCTCGCTCATTACTCCACCTGCTGCTCATTATCAGAACTACCATATTGAATAATATCACTATAACACTAAGGTTGTTTGGAGACTCTCGGTCTTCagtaacaaaagaaaaaccaacagaTATACTTTACGTTGTTTTATCAGCTTgagactttttattattttatgattatTGCATGTTTGTTTCCCTCGTAAAACATTGTTCGATAACATCGCCTAAAGCAGcggtgtcaaactcattttagttcaGGGGCCACGTACAGTCCAGTTTGATCTCAAGTGGGCCggaccagtaaaaccattgcataataacctataaataacaacaacattgtCCCTTCCAGTTAATGAAAAGAAGTACACTCTGAAAACGTTCACAAtgaatgaacaatccatttatAAAAGAGATGATGAGATGTCTCGCTGACCTTGTATCTTCTCAGCTTTCCTGGCAAGTTCTTGTATTTCACGCCACGAGTCTGATTGTATATTATATTCCTTGAGCACTGAAAGGTGCCGTGAACACATCAAGCACACTAGCTTTCCATTTACCTCTGTGACGAAATAGGAACAGGTCCATTTTCTTGGAAAACCTGACAGTgtccacttttcttttctttttttttgacaaagatATTTTCCACCGGTGGCTCCTGCATGACCAGTTTCATGTCGCGTGGGATCTATAATAGCGTATCCAGCATAGAGCATGCTACACTTATTAGGACAGCGCGACCCGAATAGGAATAGCTGTGCATTTTGTTGTAAATTTGGAATTAATGACTTCTCTgcaatttttacactttgcaaaATTTGCAAAGTCATCTAGTGGGCCTCAGCCGGTTCTTATTTTACTTCTATTATCCTTATTTGATTGCAAATATCACATatatatgaaatgtttttattgtttattcacTATTATTAACTATAACACTTTGTGTTGCgttgcatttttattattatttgaattaTTAATTGATATCTGTGATTGGTATTGGCAGTAATACCCCTTCCAAATCACAAATAAGTCTAAATAAGGAAATTGTTTTGTGATGGAGTTAGTTTCTTTGTCTGTGAATGACTTCCTAGTAAACAGAAGGAATATATATTTGTTGGTGCGTAACCCAAACAACGTAtaaattatgagatatttcCTTTTTCGGGGTAATAACAATGATTTATGCTTATTTAGCTCATTTTTTAATATGAAAGTGCAGTTTAAcatgctttgtttttatttttgcagcagAGTTCAAACctgttttaatgaaatattcaggctcaaaatccaaaataacatcagaaactctttcaaatatatttttattattattttttgttggcATGAAGAGttgtaatcttttttttgttagatGAGGTACGACAGTGAGTGTACTGAAATCTAAAGgtattatatatgtgtgtgtttgtgtgtgtgcagctgctgTCTCAGGGGGCCTTTGGGTACCTGCTGCCCATCATCTCCTTCGTGTTGGCCTGGATAGAAACGTGGCTGCTCGACTTCAAGGTCCTGCCTCAGGAGGCCGAAGACGAAAACAGTGAGTCGCAGACACACAGTTCTTCTCTCTGATAATAATCCACTATAGTTACTGCCTCTGCAGtaatactactgttactgctgatATTCAGTTCTTTACTTAAACAAAAGTACCAATACATGAATTTAAAAATACTCACATACTCAAAAGAGTAAAGTAGGAAAGAGTAAAAGTATTGCACTCAAAATACTACTTaaatatttccctctaaaatgtagtggattagaagtatgaagtagcaGAAAAGTGAAGTAGTAGTACCTCAAAAATTGGGTAACaggtatttttcaacatattttgttgtgtttttgtgtctatacggacaacaatttctgaaattggtccactATTGAAGGatagcgctgtagacggcagctcaTTACTGTATTAATGTAGATATCTTCTAatgtaaaagtccctagaagaaAACAAGGGGATAGAGGAGACATGACAtgatgcaacaaaggtcccaggTTGGACTCAAACCGGGGACATTGTGATGACAGTCAGCCTCCTCTAGACCACCAGGGCGCCCCGATACTTCTACTATTACTGCTCTTTATGTGACTAGTTTTGTGATTTCTAGTAGTCCTGCAgatattattactactactacttctaccaCCATTAATACTCCAGTATGTAGTCTTTGTCCAGCTGTTACAGTTGCCGCTCTCTTCATGTGTCCTCCTTTGTGTTTCAGGATATCAGTCCTTCATGGATGCCACAGAGCGAGCTCCTCTCATGTGTCAGGGTCCTTTATCTGACGGACAGTTCTACTCTCCACCAGAGTCTGTGGCAGGTCTGTTTACTCACACTGACAGTAACCACAACAGATCTCACACTTACATCAGCCTTTTCTTATCGCTTCACAAGCTCAGTGCGATGATAGAAAGTGTGATCCAGGTTCAAAACACACTGATACTTATATATCGTTTAACCCCTTAAAGGATTGACTCCTCTAAATCCACTCTGTTACCTCTATGATGAAGTCATGCAGATAGTTTGGAttttatttgtccaggtttTCAGATATGTGTCTGAGagttgaataaatccagttgtttgaaggagatgtttttacagcaatataaaatagataatagagagggaattatgacgtgtttaacttcctaacattAGCTCTAAGCAtcttattaaacattattaaaactactaatgccaagattattttttaatgaaagtaaagcaaataaaagtacaataatttaattcccaatcatttgaattgtgtgtttcaatgcaaataaccactataggtgacaataacaaagtacagtacccTCCTACCTCCGAAAAATAGGGCGATACCGGAAGCTACGatgtaattcaaacactggaatttaccatccatataaaataaaatatagcgAACATTGAATTACATCAGATCTAAGATggtattccttcatttagcgcagagatttcaaaagtggcagacaaaaacaaatacttgcctgtcacagtggcaggaagtgagaaaagttaatttcagatcCTTCTTGTAttactatactgtgacattttgtaTAACATTTgttactatgacatttttatggcaaatttagcatactaaactatgacatGTGTTGTGAAATTTTCAgtcattcaacctttatttaaatctcgaGGATTATTGAGGACATGCCGAGAGgacaataaaactaaataaatatacacagaACATAATTAACGAATTACAAGAAGCGATCAGCCAGATAACCACAGAACAATGTTAAAAAcagttaaattattaatttattaattatgaatttttgatggcatactataatatgaaaaaaaaactatgaaatTTTACGGCATactataaaaacaaattgtattACTATAATTTTAGTCTAATATTGatactttttttagtttttgtgttAATTTCATAAATTTTCTTTCATAATCGTAATCGTGCTTTGGCAACACATGTTAAATGTCGTGGCCAttaaagcttattttttttattttattttattttattttaatttattttattttaatttaatttaatttaatttaatttaatttaatttaatttaattgaaattaatttaattgaaattaattaaattaaattagttgaactgaaagggagggagggaggtaaaTAGAGGGGGAGACatgtagagagagaggacaaaacATTACCGGCAGAATCTCCTCAGCTAACTCTGTAAAACAGTAAATATTCCCAAACTGTTGCTTTAAGCTCTCAGGTTGAACTGTATGTTGAATTTAGCCGTTTTATCTTCACACTGATTTGTTTCTGTCTCGTGTTCAGACTCTGATGAGGAACTGGATGATAAACACGATCCAGAGAAAGGGCTCATTCAGCAGGTGATCTAACaggtaaacaggatgtagtgacATCAGTATCTTTCCCCCAAATCATGGACCTCATTTTGACTCTCTTCGTTTTTTATTCTCCTCAGGATCTCCTCTTCGGAAGGTGACGTTTTTCTCTCGCTCCTGTTGTGCTACTGAGGGAAAATTCTGCCTTACacatttctgccatttttgtttttatttgcctCAAAGAAGTCTTTCATAGtatgaaaacacaaagagctATTTGAGGCATTCTGCACCTCTGTTTCTGATATCAGCCTTCTGCATGTGCACCTGGGAACGCAAAAGTGCCGCTTAAAAAGCAATTTCAGTATCACGACTTATTAACTTTCAGGATTTGTTTTCCCCGCTCACATTTAATAAACCATGTAGCTTCCAGGAGAATTCATATTAACGGATATTTATACAcaaatttgcacattttttgtcCCAAATGCTCTATTTCAGTATCCGACTATAATTCAAAATGTTTGACAAGAAAATACAACTATTTATTTCTTCTCATTAATATCTTATATTTCCAAACATAATGTTTACTTTTAAGTTGATGATCATTTTCACATGCTTGGGTTTCACTGTAAAGGACAAATAGCTTGCTCCATAGACTCTGCATAAAGAAAGGAAGGATTGTTTTCGGCCAGTATTGAGCTTATGGACCACGTTCGTAGCAAACGCCAGGCGGAATATTTACAGTTTACTGCAGAACTCAGAAATGTATTTGACTACTTCCAGGTCTCAAAAAGCAGTGAAACAACTTGCACGCAACATTGGAACAATATTACAGTGTCAAGATTTTAAGACTACTGTCTGCTTCTAAACGAGTGAAGTATTACTTTACTTTAAAACTATATGAGCCATAAGTATGCAGCACATCAACGTAAAGGTATGAGCTGCTCTGTATGAAACTGTAAACTGCTCTTAAAAAGCTGCTATTAGATACAGTTGGAGCTCAATATGAGTTGGAAAAATACATGTACATATCTTCATGCATGCCTTGCAAGCCGagtggttttgtttttatgaaaagCCTGTCTGTAAAatagaaacattaaaatgtgaaatcatgtatagtttttcatgttttattcctCTCTTTATGCCTCAGGGTTGTCGGTCTGtacgtctgtctgtccgtccttccATTCTTTTGAACGtgttatctcaggaacgcctgaagggaatttcttcaaaattTGGCATAAACGTTTAACGTTTGTCTCAAGGTCAcggtgacctcacgtccgtcccattctcatgatATCTCGGGAACGCCTTGatcaaatttcttcaaatttagcacaaacgtccacctgaACCCGAGGATaaattgatttagatttttgtggttaaaggtcactatgacctcacaaaacctgtttttggccataactcaagaattcatgagCTAATTAcgacaatttcacagaaatgtcttaacaggagaaaatgatgaagtgatggccttttggacagacatggatgtaaaacTGCATCTtcactggttggtggaggcatacaaccgcgaggcggtaattctagtttgttTATG is part of the Sebastes umbrosus isolate fSebUmb1 chromosome 12, fSebUmb1.pri, whole genome shotgun sequence genome and encodes:
- the stard3nl gene encoding STARD3 N-terminal-like protein, which gives rise to MDSRCSSSADSRLTVGRGVVSVNTTPICARVESYETGEKKCISDVRRTFCLFVTFDLLFITLLWIIELNVNGGIQKQLEIEVLHYDYHASFFDIFLLAVFRFATLILAYAVCKLRHWWAIAITTAVCCAFLIVKVIESKLLSQGAFGYLLPIISFVLAWIETWLLDFKVLPQEAEDENRYQSFMDATERAPLMCQGPLSDGQFYSPPESVADSDEELDDKHDPEKGLIQQVI